GCCAGCGTCTGCGTTCAAACGGGCACCACCACCGAACTCAACCTGGCGGACACGATGCGGGCGCTCAACATCCCGTACACGCCCGTCGTCTTCGAGGAGATTGATACCACCTACAACGCCTACGAACAGGGCCGCTGCGACGCCGTGACCAGCGACCGCTCGCAGCTTGCAGCCCGCCGGAGCGTCATGCGCGACCCGGACGAACACGTCATCCTGGAAGCCACCATTTCCAAGGAGCCGCTCGCCCCGGTGGTGGCTCACGGCGACGACCAGTGGTACGACGTCATCAAGTGGGTCGTTTACGCCACGTTCTTCGCCGAAGAGATGGGCATCGCGAGCAACAACGTGGACTCTTTCCGCAACACTCGCAACCCCGAGGTCCGGCGCTTCCTGGGGCTTGAGGGCAACCTCGGGCGGGCGCTGGGCTTGAGGCCCGACTGGGCCGTCCAGATCATCAAGGGCGTCGGCAACTACGGCGAGATCTACGACCGCAACCTTGGCCCGCTGGGGCTGCCCAGGGGGATTAACAAGCCCTACGGCCAGGGCGGCCTGCTGTACGCCATGCCGTTCCGGTGATGAGAGTCTTGCCGCCGGGGGCCGGGCCGGCCCAGCCGGAGGC
This genomic interval from Bacillota bacterium contains the following:
- a CDS encoding amino acid ABC transporter substrate-binding protein, with translation MVWVRRVLVLAALAVVALAPAVSAGTLDKVVQRGRLICGVNGGLPGFGYLNPDGTWSGFDVDFCRAVAAAVLGNPNAVEFVPLTAAQRLPAVQTGEVDVLFRNTTFTLIRDTDNRLNFAPPTFYDGQGFMVRKSAGVRELRDLSGASVCVQTGTTTELNLADTMRALNIPYTPVVFEEIDTTYNAYEQGRCDAVTSDRSQLAARRSVMRDPDEHVILEATISKEPLAPVVAHGDDQWYDVIKWVVYATFFAEEMGIASNNVDSFRNTRNPEVRRFLGLEGNLGRALGLRPDWAVQIIKGVGNYGEIYDRNLGPLGLPRGINKPYGQGGLLYAMPFR